A genomic region of Denticeps clupeoides chromosome 9, fDenClu1.1, whole genome shotgun sequence contains the following coding sequences:
- the gulp1a gene encoding PTB domain-containing engulfment adapter protein 1 isoform X2, with amino-acid sequence MNRAFNRRKDKSWMHTPEALAKHFIAYNAKFLGNTEVDQPKGTEVVKDAVRKLKFQRHIKKSEGQKTPKVELQISIYGVKILDPKSKDVLYNCQLHRISFCADDKTDKRIFTFICKDSESNKHLCYVFDSEKCAEEITLTIGQAFDLAYKKFLESGGKDVETRKQIGGLQKRIQELENENSDLKRQLKNLEEQLMIAKVQPLLHINSTNEAYMLHRPSSLFWCHNVTSFSCLEISSVTLTSVSSADSKLSAALLSPPPAKSAFPKPAVSLSFSIPRPRADSVSSKSPTDVFDMIPFSTVTPLVPVPANNGKPPPPPARPADPKKDLFGAEPFDPFICGAADFPPDIQSKLDEMQRQRWRGSKWD; translated from the exons ATGAACCGAGCGTTCaacagaagaaaag ACAAATCATGGATGCATACCCCAGAAGCACTGGCCAAGCATTTCATAGCTTACAATGCCAAG TTTCTTGGGAACACAGAGGTCGACCAACCCAAAGGGACAGAAGTTGTGAAGGATGCAGTAAGAAAATTAAAG tttcaaaGGCACATCAAGAAATCGGAGGGTCAGAAGACTCCGAAGGTGGAACTACAGATCTCCATATATGGAGTAAAAATTCTAGATCCTAAGTCAAAA GACGTGCTCTACAACTGCCAACTGCACAGGATATCATTCTGCGCTGATGACAAAACGGACAAAAGAATATTTACTTTCATCTGCAAAGATTCAGAGTCCAACAAACATCTTTGCTACGTTTTTGACAGCGAGAAATGT gCAGAGGAGATTACTCTAACCATAGGTCAGGCTTTCGACCTGGCTTATAAAAAATTTCTGGAGTCAGGAGGGAAGGATGTGGAAACACGAAAACAGATTGGGGGTTTGCAAAAAAGG ATACAGGaacttgaaaatgaaaacagtgaCCTGAAGAGACAGTTGAAAAACTTGGAGGAACAGTTGATGATTGCCAAAGTCCAACCA CTGCTGCATATAAATTCAACTAATGAAGCGTACATGCTGCACAGGCCTTCCTCTCTCTTCTGGTGTCACAATGTTACGTCATTCTCGTGTTTAGAAATCTCCTCTGTCACACTCACGTCTGTGAGCTCTGCTGACTCCAAGCTCTCTGCAGCGCTCCTTTCTCCGCCGCCCGCTAAATCAGCCTTTCCAAAGCCCGCGGTATCTCTCAGCTTCAGCATCCCTCGGCCTCGA GCGGACAGCGTGTCCTCCAAGTCCCCTACAGACGTCTTTGACATGATTCCCTTCTCGACTGTGACTCCCCTGGTTCCAGTACCTGCAAACAATGGAAAACCACCTCCACCCCCGGCACGACCGGCAGACCCCA agaaagATCTTTTTGGGGCAGAACCTTTCGACCCGTTTATCTGTGGGGCTGCCGACTTCCCCCCTGACATCCAATCAAAGTTGGACGAAATGCAG CGTCAGAGATG GAGGGGTTCAAAATGGGACTAA
- the gulp1a gene encoding PTB domain-containing engulfment adapter protein 1 isoform X1, which yields MNRAFNRRKDKSWMHTPEALAKHFIAYNAKFLGNTEVDQPKGTEVVKDAVRKLKFQRHIKKSEGQKTPKVELQISIYGVKILDPKSKDVLYNCQLHRISFCADDKTDKRIFTFICKDSESNKHLCYVFDSEKCAEEITLTIGQAFDLAYKKFLESGGKDVETRKQIGGLQKRIQELENENSDLKRQLKNLEEQLMIAKVQPLLHINSTNEAYMLHRPSSLFWCHNVTSFSCLEISSVTLTSVSSADSKLSAALLSPPPAKSAFPKPAVSLSFSIPRPRADSVSSKSPTDVFDMIPFSTVTPLVPVPANNGKPPPPPARPADPKKDLFGAEPFDPFICGAADFPPDIQSKLDEMQEGFKMGLTLEGTVFSLDPLDGHC from the exons ATGAACCGAGCGTTCaacagaagaaaag ACAAATCATGGATGCATACCCCAGAAGCACTGGCCAAGCATTTCATAGCTTACAATGCCAAG TTTCTTGGGAACACAGAGGTCGACCAACCCAAAGGGACAGAAGTTGTGAAGGATGCAGTAAGAAAATTAAAG tttcaaaGGCACATCAAGAAATCGGAGGGTCAGAAGACTCCGAAGGTGGAACTACAGATCTCCATATATGGAGTAAAAATTCTAGATCCTAAGTCAAAA GACGTGCTCTACAACTGCCAACTGCACAGGATATCATTCTGCGCTGATGACAAAACGGACAAAAGAATATTTACTTTCATCTGCAAAGATTCAGAGTCCAACAAACATCTTTGCTACGTTTTTGACAGCGAGAAATGT gCAGAGGAGATTACTCTAACCATAGGTCAGGCTTTCGACCTGGCTTATAAAAAATTTCTGGAGTCAGGAGGGAAGGATGTGGAAACACGAAAACAGATTGGGGGTTTGCAAAAAAGG ATACAGGaacttgaaaatgaaaacagtgaCCTGAAGAGACAGTTGAAAAACTTGGAGGAACAGTTGATGATTGCCAAAGTCCAACCA CTGCTGCATATAAATTCAACTAATGAAGCGTACATGCTGCACAGGCCTTCCTCTCTCTTCTGGTGTCACAATGTTACGTCATTCTCGTGTTTAGAAATCTCCTCTGTCACACTCACGTCTGTGAGCTCTGCTGACTCCAAGCTCTCTGCAGCGCTCCTTTCTCCGCCGCCCGCTAAATCAGCCTTTCCAAAGCCCGCGGTATCTCTCAGCTTCAGCATCCCTCGGCCTCGA GCGGACAGCGTGTCCTCCAAGTCCCCTACAGACGTCTTTGACATGATTCCCTTCTCGACTGTGACTCCCCTGGTTCCAGTACCTGCAAACAATGGAAAACCACCTCCACCCCCGGCACGACCGGCAGACCCCA agaaagATCTTTTTGGGGCAGAACCTTTCGACCCGTTTATCTGTGGGGCTGCCGACTTCCCCCCTGACATCCAATCAAAGTTGGACGAAATGCAG GAGGGGTTCAAAATGGGACTAACCCTAGAGGGCACTGTGTTTTCTCTGGACCCGCTGGATGGTCACTGCTAA
- the gulp1a gene encoding PTB domain-containing engulfment adapter protein 1 isoform X4 yields the protein MNRAFNRRKDKSWMHTPEALAKHFIAYNAKFLGNTEVDQPKGTEVVKDAVRKLKFQRHIKKSEGQKTPKVELQISIYGVKILDPKSKDVLYNCQLHRISFCADDKTDKRIFTFICKDSESNKHLCYVFDSEKCAEEITLTIGQAFDLAYKKFLESGGKDVETRKQIGGLQKRIQELENENSDLKRQLKNLEEQLMIAKVQPADSVSSKSPTDVFDMIPFSTVTPLVPVPANNGKPPPPPARPADPKKDLFGAEPFDPFICGAADFPPDIQSKLDEMQRQRWRGSKWD from the exons ATGAACCGAGCGTTCaacagaagaaaag ACAAATCATGGATGCATACCCCAGAAGCACTGGCCAAGCATTTCATAGCTTACAATGCCAAG TTTCTTGGGAACACAGAGGTCGACCAACCCAAAGGGACAGAAGTTGTGAAGGATGCAGTAAGAAAATTAAAG tttcaaaGGCACATCAAGAAATCGGAGGGTCAGAAGACTCCGAAGGTGGAACTACAGATCTCCATATATGGAGTAAAAATTCTAGATCCTAAGTCAAAA GACGTGCTCTACAACTGCCAACTGCACAGGATATCATTCTGCGCTGATGACAAAACGGACAAAAGAATATTTACTTTCATCTGCAAAGATTCAGAGTCCAACAAACATCTTTGCTACGTTTTTGACAGCGAGAAATGT gCAGAGGAGATTACTCTAACCATAGGTCAGGCTTTCGACCTGGCTTATAAAAAATTTCTGGAGTCAGGAGGGAAGGATGTGGAAACACGAAAACAGATTGGGGGTTTGCAAAAAAGG ATACAGGaacttgaaaatgaaaacagtgaCCTGAAGAGACAGTTGAAAAACTTGGAGGAACAGTTGATGATTGCCAAAGTCCAACCA GCGGACAGCGTGTCCTCCAAGTCCCCTACAGACGTCTTTGACATGATTCCCTTCTCGACTGTGACTCCCCTGGTTCCAGTACCTGCAAACAATGGAAAACCACCTCCACCCCCGGCACGACCGGCAGACCCCA agaaagATCTTTTTGGGGCAGAACCTTTCGACCCGTTTATCTGTGGGGCTGCCGACTTCCCCCCTGACATCCAATCAAAGTTGGACGAAATGCAG CGTCAGAGATG GAGGGGTTCAAAATGGGACTAA
- the col5a2a gene encoding collagen, type V, alpha 2a → MSIIRSRTFLFVVLFLPWGFFVGCQEVGDDLSCTEDGQVYSNKDIWKPEPCRICVCDNGAILCDEVQCAELSNCEKVYIPEGECCPVCQSGSGTDTSGYDTSGRIYKGQKGEPGDVPLVTGIRGRPGQMGPPGSPGFRGDRGSKGRPGARGPPGLDGEPGIPGQPGEPGPPGHPSHPGGQLSAHMAGGFDEKSAGQYGMVPGARGESGARGPPGPNGQPGSPGPQGPPGDVGDPGSMGPSGARGPEGPPGKSGEDGEAGTSGKAGEIGFPGSPGARGFPGTPGPPGLKGHRGHQGPTGVKGERGAVGSKGESGPSGQMGVPGPMGPRGMSGERGRSGPSGVPGSRGPPGNTGKPGPMGPLGLSGSAGYPGIPGMKGQPGPTGVRGPEGPQGQRGETGHQGRIGSTGLRGPDGVDGGPGSKGPVGTVGQHGPGGLLGPLGPPGPQGSTGQPGIKGQGGDVGVGGFKGEAGPKGEPGPSGPQGVIGPQGEEGKRGARGDPGSVGPPGPLGERGAPGNRGFPGADGLPGPKGAQGDRGIGGISGPKGSTGDPGRTGEPGLPGARGLTGTPGILGPEGKPGPLGGPGEDGRPGPAGSIGTRGPVGTMGLPGPKGFNGDPGKTGEQGSPGAPGQRGPPGKDGEVGPAGPAGPPGAAGDRGEQGPPGMHGFQGLPGPPGAPGEAGKPGDEGIPGELGAVGAIGPRGERGTPGERGELGSPGLQGEKGIPGAAGPDGPKGSPGPTGALGDVGPPGLQGMPGERGISGPPGPKGERGALGEKGAEGTPGNDGARGLPGPLGPSGPPGPSGEKGEPGPRGPPGPQGSRAMPGSPGEPGPIGAVGFAGPPGPDGQPGVKGEPGEPGQKGDAGSPGPPGLAGGHGAPGPVGVAGPKGGRGTQGAPGPTGFPGSAGRVGPPGPPGPVGQPGALGAPGKEGPPGLRGDHGPPGRLGERGPPGPAGSPGDKGDSGEDGPTGPDGPPGPAGTTGQRGIVGLPGQRGERGMPGLPGPAGPPGKQGSPGSPGDKGPSGPVGLPGANGPRGDPGPQGLAGSDGPPGKDGVLGERGDRGDPGPEGLIGSRGPPGSPGPVGTSGGPGKRGEPGSRGPVGPPGSAGKRGLIGPQGPRGDKGDLGDHGERGQKGHRGFTGLQGLPGPPGTTGDQGGPGIFGPSGSRGPPGPVGPPGKEGTLGQPGPMGPPGTRGITGDIGPEGPPGEDGPPGPPGPPGVPTAAIDDLFGGPHDYDSGPPPPPEFPEDEALPNITTPGILPADPGVQATLKALSSQIDSMRSPDGSKKHPARTCEDLKQCYPSKKSGEYWVDPNQGSSEDAIKVHCNMETGETCISANPSNIPRKSWWNSPGSKPVWFGGSMNGGTIFTYGNKDQPPNSITVQMTFIRLLSKEASQTITYHCKNTVGYKDEKTGNLKKAVILKASNDLELKAEGNNRFRYTVVEDSCSQANDNWGKTVFEYRTQKTARLPIIDIAPVDIGGSDQEFGIDIGPVCFL, encoded by the exons GAGATGACCTGAGTTGCACAGAAGACGGGCAGGTCTACTCCAACAAAGACATTTGGAAGCCGGAGCCATGccggatctgtgtgtgtgacaacgGAGCCATCCTCTGTGATGAAGTTCAGTGCGCCGAGCTGTCAAACTGTGAAAAAGTGTACATTCCTGAAGGGGAATGCTGTCCCGTGTGCCAGAGTGGCTCGGGAACAGACACCAGTGGCTATGACACGTCAG GAAGAATATATAAG GGACAGAAAGGTGAACCAGGAGATGTCCCACTT GTCACCGGAATAAGAGGTCGCCCGGGCCAAATG GGACCTCCTGGATCTCCAGGATTCAGAGGAGACCGTGGATCCAAGGGTAGGCCT GGAGCAAGGGGACCCCCGGGACTTGACGGGGAGCCCGGCATTCCAGGACAGCCTGGAGAGCCTGGGCCACCTGGGCATCCATCTCACCCTGGA GGACAGCTGTCCGCTCATATGGCCGGGGGATTTGATGAAAAGTCTGCAGGACAGTATGGAATGGTGCCAGGGGCGAGG GGTGAGTCCGGAGCAAGGGGACCCCCCGGACCAAATGGCCAGCCT ggGTCACCTGGACCCCAAGGACCACCTGGCGATGTTGGTGACCCTGGTTCGATG GGTCCATCTGGAGCCAGAGGCCCAGAAGGCCCTCCAGGGAAATCTGGTGAGGAT GGAGAAGCAGGCACAAGCGGAAAAGCTGGAGAAATTGGATTTCCAGGATCTCCG GGGGCAAGAGGATTTCCTGGGACACCTGGGCCTCCAGGCTTGAAAGGCCACAGA GGACACCAGGGTCCGACTGGTGTGAAGGGCGAACGTGGAGCAGTGGGATCAAAG ggagaaTCAGGCCCATCTGGTCAGATGGGTGTTCCTGGCCCAATG GGTCCGAGAGGCATGTCTGGAGAGAGGGGGCGCTCAGGACCCAGTGGAGTCCCA GGGTCTCGTGGGCCTCCTGGCAACACTGGAAAACCTGGTCCAAtg GGACCTTTAGGGCTCAGTGGTTCAGCAGGTTATCCAGGAATTCCAGGTATGAAG GGTCAACCTGGACCTACGGGAGTGCGAGGGCCTGAAGGACCACAAGGGCAAAGAGGAGAAACAGGCCATCAAGGCAGAATTGGATCAACTGGTCTTCGA GGTCCAGACGGTGTTGATGGAGGGCCTGGTTCCAAAGGACCTGTA GGAACAGTTGGCCAACATGGTCCTGGAGGTCTTCTTGGTCCACTAGGTCCACCAGGACCTCAAGGAAGTACAGGACAACCTGGGATCAAAGGTCAAGGG GgtgatgttggtgttggtggattTAAAGGAGAGGCTGGTCCCAAAGGAGAACCT GGTCCTTCAGGTCCTCAAGGTGTAATCGGGCCTCAGGGTGAGGAGGGAAAAAGAGGTGCCCGTGGTGACCCTGGGTCAGTAGGCCCTCCTGGACCTCTCGGTGAGAGA GGTGCTCCTGGAAATAGGGGGTTCCCTGGTGCAGATGGATTACCTGGTCCTAAG GGCGCCCAAGGTGATCGCGGAATTGGTGGCATATCAGGACCAAAAGGGTCCACTGGGGATCCTGGCCGCACGGGAGAACCAGGTCTACCAGGTGCCAGG GGCTTGACTGGCACTCCTGGAATCCTGGGTCCTGAAGGAAAACCAGGACCACTG GGTGGCCCTGGTGAGGATGGCCGACCAGGACCAGCGGGCTCTATTGGCACCCGAGGCCCTGTTGGAACAATGGGTCTGCCAGGACCAAAAGGTTTTAAT GGAGATCCAGGGAAGACTGGTGAACAAGGATCCCCTGGAGCTCCAGGCCAGAGA GGTCCTCCGGGTAAGGACGGTGAAGTGGGCCCAGCCGGTCCTGCTGGACCTCCT GGAGCAGCTGGTGATAGAGGAGAGCAGGGACCTCCTGGCATGCATGGATTTCAG GGATTACCAGGGCCTCCTGGAGCCCCGGGTGAAGCAGGGAAACCAGGTGATGAG GGCATTCCTGGGGAACTTGGTGCCGTGGGCGCGATTGGTCCTCGG GGAGAGCGTGGTACTCCGGGTGAAAGGGGAGAGCTGGGGTCACCAGGATTGCAAGGAGAGAAGGGGATTCCAGGGGCAGCTGGTCCAGATGGGCCAAAG GGAAGCCCAGGTCCCACTGGTGCTCTAGGTGATGTTGGACCACCTGGACTGCAAGGAATGCCAGGAGAAAGAGGCATTTCTGGTCCACCTGGACCTAAAGGTGAAAGA GGTGCTCTTGGCGAGAAAGGTGCTGAAGGAACACCGGGAAATGATGGTGCAAGA GGTCTCCCAGGTCCCCTCGGGCCTTCTGGGCCCCCTGGGCCTAGTGGGGAGAAG GGAGAACCTGGTCCACGTGGCCCTCCTGGACCACAAGGATCAAGAGCAATGCCA GGATCCCCAGGAGAACCTGGTCCTATTGGCGCTGTTGGTTTTGCTGGCCCACCT GGCCCCGATGGTCAGCCAGGGGTAAAAGGGGAGCCTGGAGAACCTGGTCAAAAGGGTGATGCTGGGTCACCAGGACCCCCAGGATTAGCAGGAGGTCATGGTGCTCCA GGACCTGTTGGTGTTGCTGGACCAAAGGGTGGAAGAGGTACACAGGGAGCACCA GGCCCAACTGGTTTTCCTGGATCAGCTGGACGTGTTGGCCCACCAGGGCCACCT GGTCCTGTTGGACAGCCTGGAGCCCTTGGTGCACCAGGCAAAGAAGGGCCTCCTGGGTTAAGAGGAGACCATGGACCACCTGGGCGGCTGGGTGAGAGAGGACCACCTGGTCCAGCTGGGAGTCCAGGAGACAAAGGGGACTCTGGAGAAGATGGGCCAACG GGTCCTGATGGTCCACCAGGGCCTGCTGGAACAACAGGACAGAGAGGAATTGTTGGTCTACCTGGTCAGAGAGGAGAACGTGGAATGCCTGGACTTCCAGGACCAGCA GGTCCTCCAGGAAAGCAAGGGTCACCAGGGTCTCCTGGGGATAAAGGGCCTTCTGGTCCAGTGGGGTTACCAGGTGCTAATGGACCTCGTGGTGATCCTGGGCCTCAG GGACTTGCTGGATCTGATGGCCCACCAGGCAAGGATGGTGTACTAGGTGAAAGA GGTGATCGTGGTGATCCTGGTCCCGAGGGGTTGATTGGATCACGGGGACCCCCAGGGTCTCCAGGCCCTGTCGGAACCTCAGGAGGTCCAGGAAAGAGGGGAGAACCA GGCTCAAGAGGACCTGTTGGTCCCCCTGGATCTGCTGGAAAGAGGGGACTTATA GGGCCACAAGGACCAAGAGGTGACAAAGGGGACCTTGGTGATCATGGAGAAAGAGGACAGAAAGGCCACAGGGGCTTTACTGGTTTACAAGGACTTCCTGGACCTCCA GGAACGACTGGAGACCAAGGGGGGCCTGGAATATTTGGACCAAGTGGTTCAAGA GGACCTCCTGGGCCAGTTGGACCGCCAGGGAAAGAAGGTACATTAGGTCAACCTGGACCAATGGGACCTCCTGGAACACGTGGAATTACTGGTGACATTGGGCCAGAG gGACCTCCTGGAGAGGACGGTCCTCCTGGTCCACCTGGACCACCTGGGGTCCCAACTGCTGCTATAGATGACTTATTTGGAGGTCCTCATGATTATGACTCTGGCCCCCCACCACCTCCAGAGTTCCCTGAGGATGAGGCTCTTCCAAATATCACCACACCAGGCATATTACCAGCTGATCCTGGAGTTCAGGCCACTCTAAAAGCCCTCAGCAGCCAAATTGACAGCATGCGTAGCCCAGATGGCAGCAAAAAGCATCCTGCTAGAACATGTGAAGATCTAAAACAGTGCTACCCATCAAAGAAGAGTG GAGAATACTGGGTGGATCCAAACCAAGGAAGTTCAGAGGATGCCATTAAAGTACACTGTAACATGGAAACTGGTGAAACCTGCATCTCTGCCAATCCCTCAAATATACCTCGGAAGTCATGGTGGAACTCACCTGGAAGCAAACCCGTTTGGTTTGGGGGCAGTATGAATGGAGGAACCATC ttcacATACGGGAACAAAGACCAGCCACCCAACTCCATCACCGTGCAGATGACATTCATCCGACTTCTCTCGAAAGAAGCCTCCCAAACTATCACGTACCACTGCAAAAACACTGTGGGGTACAAGGACGAGAAGACTGGCAATCTAAAGAAAGCTGTCATCCTCAAGGCCTCAAATGACCTGGAGCTGAAAGCTGAAGGGAATAATCGTTTCAGATACACGGTTGTGGAAGACAGTTGTTCT CAAGCCAATGATAACTGGGGCAAAACAGTTTTTGAATACAGGACGCAGAAAACCGCAAGACTTCCTATCATTGACATTGCCCCTGTGGACATTGGTGGATCAGACCAGGAGTTTGGCATTGACATTGGGCCTGTTTGCTTTTTGTAA
- the gulp1a gene encoding PTB domain-containing engulfment adapter protein 1 isoform X3, with the protein MNRAFNRRKDKSWMHTPEALAKHFIAYNAKFLGNTEVDQPKGTEVVKDAVRKLKFQRHIKKSEGQKTPKVELQISIYGVKILDPKSKDVLYNCQLHRISFCADDKTDKRIFTFICKDSESNKHLCYVFDSEKCAEEITLTIGQAFDLAYKKFLESGGKDVETRKQIGGLQKRIQELENENSDLKRQLKNLEEQLMIAKVQPADSVSSKSPTDVFDMIPFSTVTPLVPVPANNGKPPPPPARPADPKKDLFGAEPFDPFICGAADFPPDIQSKLDEMQEGFKMGLTLEGTVFSLDPLDGHC; encoded by the exons ATGAACCGAGCGTTCaacagaagaaaag ACAAATCATGGATGCATACCCCAGAAGCACTGGCCAAGCATTTCATAGCTTACAATGCCAAG TTTCTTGGGAACACAGAGGTCGACCAACCCAAAGGGACAGAAGTTGTGAAGGATGCAGTAAGAAAATTAAAG tttcaaaGGCACATCAAGAAATCGGAGGGTCAGAAGACTCCGAAGGTGGAACTACAGATCTCCATATATGGAGTAAAAATTCTAGATCCTAAGTCAAAA GACGTGCTCTACAACTGCCAACTGCACAGGATATCATTCTGCGCTGATGACAAAACGGACAAAAGAATATTTACTTTCATCTGCAAAGATTCAGAGTCCAACAAACATCTTTGCTACGTTTTTGACAGCGAGAAATGT gCAGAGGAGATTACTCTAACCATAGGTCAGGCTTTCGACCTGGCTTATAAAAAATTTCTGGAGTCAGGAGGGAAGGATGTGGAAACACGAAAACAGATTGGGGGTTTGCAAAAAAGG ATACAGGaacttgaaaatgaaaacagtgaCCTGAAGAGACAGTTGAAAAACTTGGAGGAACAGTTGATGATTGCCAAAGTCCAACCA GCGGACAGCGTGTCCTCCAAGTCCCCTACAGACGTCTTTGACATGATTCCCTTCTCGACTGTGACTCCCCTGGTTCCAGTACCTGCAAACAATGGAAAACCACCTCCACCCCCGGCACGACCGGCAGACCCCA agaaagATCTTTTTGGGGCAGAACCTTTCGACCCGTTTATCTGTGGGGCTGCCGACTTCCCCCCTGACATCCAATCAAAGTTGGACGAAATGCAG GAGGGGTTCAAAATGGGACTAACCCTAGAGGGCACTGTGTTTTCTCTGGACCCGCTGGATGGTCACTGCTAA